Sequence from the Fulvivirga ligni genome:
GCCATCGCAGGCGGTACGGATGCATTAGCCAAGTACACCGTTAATGGGTTTAACTCCTTACAAATACTGGCTGAAGAGCTATGCAAGCCATTCGATAAAAATCGGGTAGGTTTAAATTTAGGAGAAGGGGCAGCCTATCTGATCCTGGAATCGGAAGATGTAGTAGGAGATAAAAAGATATACGGTGAGGTGTCAGGCTATGGTAATGCTAATGATGCCTTTCATCCATCATCTATTTCAGATGAGGCCTTTGGGGTAATAGCGGCCATTGAAGGAGCACTGGAAACGGCTCAGATTCCACCAGAGCACATTGATTATATCAACACTCATGGCACAGGAACACCTAATAATGATATAACGGAGCAAACGGGTATGCATAAGGTGTTCAAAGGGCAGATTCCTCCCTTTCAATCCACTAAAACCTATACAGGGCATACTTTGGGAGCGGCAGGTGCGATAGAAGCTGTATTCAGCCTGTTAGCACTAAATCATAACGAATTATATACCAGTCTCAACTGCGCTGATCCGATTGATGATTACGGAGTGGTGCCTATCAATAAGTATCAGGATAATTACGAAATCAACCATGTGCTTTCTAGTTCATTTGGCTTTGGAGGTAATTGTTCATCTTTAGTATTTTCAAAAGTATAAGCTTTATGTTCATAAGAGATATGTCATGTATTTCCGCACAGGAAACTTATCACGGTGAGTTGTTTACTGATGGAGTAAAGTTTTTTGACGAATCTAAGCTTTGGGCTAAAGAACCAAACTATAAAGGCATAATTCCCATGGGCTTACTCAGACGCATGAGTAAGCTGGTAAGGATGAGTGTAGCCACCGGCATGCCACTTATAGATAAGCATCAGGATGTGGAGGGAATTATCTTCGGATCATCTAATGGTAGTGTTGATCATTCGTTACGCTTTCTTAATCAGATAGTTGAGTATAGTGAAGGTACACTTACCCCAACTGACTTTGTACAGTCTACCTCTAACTGCGTGGCGGGTATGCTGGCGCTTATGGGTAAAAAGAGAGGATATAACACTACACATGTTAACCAGGGATTATGCTTTGAATCATCTGTTTTAGATGCGAAGATGCTTTTCGAAGAAGGAAAGTATAAAACTTTGCTAATAGGTGGGGGAGAAGAGCAATCTGCCAGCAACTACAACATCGAATCTCAGCGTGGGCTCTATAAAATAGAGGAAATCTCAAGTAAAGATTTGTTAAATACCAATACACCTGGTACACTTCCTGGTGAAGGTGTGGCCATGTTTGTAGTGGAGGCAGAAAAGAGCAATGATAGTATTGCCCAGATTGTGGCGGTAGATTCTATTCAGCATGTTGATACTGAGGGACTTGCAGATAAGTTGGAGATTTTCCTTAAAAACAATGGCCTTACTGTTTCAGATCTGGATAGCGTGGTATTAGGTAGAAATGGTGATGTAGTGGCTGATCAATTCTATAATCATCTTGAAAAGGATCTTTTTACGGATCACAATATATTCGTCTACAAGCACCTCAGTGGTGACTATTATTCAGTTCCCGCTTTTTCTTTATGGCTTACAGCCCAATTATTATCAGGCACTAAGCTACCTGAAGAATGTGTTTGGAAAGATCAGGGCAAAACACCTAAGAATATCCTTCTTTATAACAATTGCGAAGGCAAGCAGCATGGATTTATGCTGATAAAAGGTTGCTAATAAAACCTTCGGAATAAAAAACTCAAAAAAAAATTCTGGAAGATGTGATTTTTATCGACTGTCATCTACTAATGGGTTAAATGATGTGAAACACATAAACTCTATTAGAATGAAAGCGATGGAAACTAATCAAAATCAAGCTCCTTTAAATTTCAATAAAATACGAAAAGGTGAAATGTCAGGACTAATGGTCACCTATGGCGGAGCCATTTGCTTGATGGTGAATTTTACCGATGTATCTGGCTTTACCATGAAGTTGTTTATGATTGTGGCCATACTGGCGCTGGTTACACTCCCCATCATTTCGCTCTATTTACTCAAACGCCTACGAAAGGCTGATCCCTCTCAGCCAAATAACCTGCTGCAGCACAAGATGAGATTTAAAAAGTTTCAAGTACTAAGCGTGTCCATCGGACTTTTCATGCTATTGATCATGACTCCTCTTCTGGCAGCCATTAAAGGTAAAAATATCACCGACGATCCATACTTCTGGACGGTACGTTTTCCCCTCGCTGTAGCCTTGTTTTTAGGCTATGCTTTCTGGGTACATAGATCGTATAAGAAAGCATTGAAAATGGTGTAGGCACACCTAACTCTTCAATTAAATAATTCACTTTACATAAAAGATGACCGGTTCGGAACTTGTCGCAATTGCGATAGATTGAACTGTACCGTTTAAACGTTAGCGTTTATAAAAATT
This genomic interval carries:
- a CDS encoding beta-ketoacyl-[acyl-carrier-protein] synthase family protein, with protein sequence MSKRVFVTGMGIISALGNGVLENRNQLEAGATGIKKATILKTRYTDIFPFGEVPLTTDQLLEMGEVIGEKGISRTEALAMVAIRQALKDAGLKQEQVEDYSMSLLSASTVGGMSRTDQLHKDANKLEPASEYLASYNVGEHTSGIAKRLNVKGASTTFNTACSSSANAIMYGAKLIKSGRATRAIAGGTDALAKYTVNGFNSLQILAEELCKPFDKNRVGLNLGEGAAYLILESEDVVGDKKIYGEVSGYGNANDAFHPSSISDEAFGVIAAIEGALETAQIPPEHIDYINTHGTGTPNNDITEQTGMHKVFKGQIPPFQSTKTYTGHTLGAAGAIEAVFSLLALNHNELYTSLNCADPIDDYGVVPINKYQDNYEINHVLSSSFGFGGNCSSLVFSKV
- a CDS encoding beta-ketoacyl synthase chain length factor; protein product: MFIRDMSCISAQETYHGELFTDGVKFFDESKLWAKEPNYKGIIPMGLLRRMSKLVRMSVATGMPLIDKHQDVEGIIFGSSNGSVDHSLRFLNQIVEYSEGTLTPTDFVQSTSNCVAGMLALMGKKRGYNTTHVNQGLCFESSVLDAKMLFEEGKYKTLLIGGGEEQSASNYNIESQRGLYKIEEISSKDLLNTNTPGTLPGEGVAMFVVEAEKSNDSIAQIVAVDSIQHVDTEGLADKLEIFLKNNGLTVSDLDSVVLGRNGDVVADQFYNHLEKDLFTDHNIFVYKHLSGDYYSVPAFSLWLTAQLLSGTKLPEECVWKDQGKTPKNILLYNNCEGKQHGFMLIKGC